DNA sequence from the Anaerosporomusa subterranea genome:
CATAGGTAACAACATCTCGACCTTTCTGAACGCCATCGGGAACTGGGCCGAAGAAGCTGGGATCGCGTGCAGAGAATTTGAACAGAGAAGATTGTATAGCTAAATCTCAAAATCCATACTTTGCAGTGTTATCGCGAGGGCTTTTGCCCGTGGCGATCTTCTCTGATGTGTTTTGTCCTTCAGAGAAGGCGGTTTTGGGTATTGATTCTCTAGGCAAAAACAGCTACAATAATAATGATATACATACCTTGGATTCATCTGTTGGGAGGGAAAACAATGGCTAAGCACATTAAAACAATCAATACTGCATCACTGCAAAAATCCGTACATACCGGCGGTTGCGGCGAATGCCAGACATCTTGCCAATCAGCTTGCAAAACGAGCTGCACGGTAGCCAACCAAGCTTGCCAGAAGTAAGTTTCTAAAGAAGCCTCTCGCCGACGGCGGAGAGGCTTCTTTTTTGAGCTACTAATAAGAATAAGTATTCGACAAAGAGCGAGGCTGCGTTTTACCGCAGAGTACACAGAGGGAACGGATTTGTGTTTATAAATATCAACCGTAACCCTCCGTTGATCCTCCGCGTACTCTGCGTACTCTGCGGTTAGCGTAACCCCGTTTTCTCAATTAAATAGAAAAAAGAGGGAAGATTTACGTATGAAAATACATCTATTTGCACAAAATGGAATGTACATCCTATTGGATGTCAACAGTGGTGCGGTTCATACCATCGATGAAATGGTTTATGCGATCATGCAGATTT
Encoded proteins:
- the scfA gene encoding six-cysteine ranthipeptide SCIFF gives rise to the protein MAKHIKTINTASLQKSVHTGGCGECQTSCQSACKTSCTVANQACQK